AGATGTTCCTGTCTTTTCGGATTGGAAATATAGTCAATTCTTCCTGCCACATCAGACAGCTTGTTTTGTCTGATAAATGAATGTCTGCCTATAAGCATTCTCCTTTCCGGCTCTCGCCTACTTTGCTGTGAGTAGGTGCATAGGCACCTGTTTACGAACTATCCGCCTGTCGGCGGTTGCCCCCTGCAAGGGCGAAATACACAGAGCATAAACGAAGTTTGTGCGATGGGTGTATTTCGCTCTCAAACGCCGAGGGCTTTATAAGGTGCTATCTTCCTCTGTCATGTTCCGGCTTGGACTTTTTATTTTGGGCGTATCCGCCCTTTTTATTTGCCCGTATCCGGGCTTATTTTTTATCCCTGACACCAAACCGATTCTTTACTTTTCTGTCTGATTTATTCCGGTATCCTTGCCCGTACATACTCCAGATCACCGCAATAGGGCGTTCCCACCAGATACCATTCCCTCGCCAGATTCATTTCCATCCTGGTCTTTACCCACTGATCATCTACCAGAACTTCCATACACTCTCCGCAGTGAAATCCCGTATCAATCCATAAGTCCATTGACAGCAATCCATATCTTCCATTTTCACAGTTATAACCTAATCTTCCTTCTCTCATTGCATGATTCTCCTTTCCAGATTTCTCCTTGTCTATGCTTAACAGGGGCGTGCCACGCTCCTGTTCTTATCACCAAGGAAGAATTACCATCGGAAACTCTCCGGCACTCCACGTCTGTCCAGATACTCTTTTCTCGCCCGTTCCCGTTCTTCCTCTGTCGGAGCAGTTTTAAATTTTCCATACAGGTCACGCATGACCATTCTGTCCAGTTTTTTCTCCAATCCCTGCTTGATTTCTTTCTCACAGCTCCCATCTTCAACCAAGTGAAAGCGGAGCAACTGCATAAATAATTCCTGTGATATTTGCACATTTCCCATCTTATCCATCCTTTCCGTGACGGTATGTGACAGTCGTGACGGTTATTTTGATACCGCCCCGCTGTCAAAAATACCGTCACAACCGTCACGTACTGTCACGCATTCTCTGTATTGTCTTTCCAGAGCCTTAGTTTCCGTCCCTCATGGACACGCTCACTCCGAAAGAGAATCCCATGCTCTGCATACAACCTTCCTGCAAGAACATTCAGCTTTCTTGTAATAACATGAGGTTGAATGTCCACATTTATCAGTGCAACAAGTGCCGTTGGAGAACCCTCCCAATAAGGATTGTCTTTCATAACAAGCTCCGCAATCTCATCCAGTAACGGCTCTGGCGGTTCTTTCCATAATTCCGTTTCTGCCTTTTGCAAATCCCACAACAATGTTTCTGTATTGCGGATAAGATACAGCTTCTGGTCTTGCTGATCTCTGCCCGATACTTCCAGTGTTGCGGCATTGCCTGTCCGTTTTTCTTTCTGAAGAAGAAACGCTCCGTCTGCCGCCCCAAGCAGTCCGCTTGTCCCGGAAATCATGTCAAACTTATCATCCGCATTCTGCTTTCTCGTGTGGTGTACGAGCAGTAAGCAAAGTCCGTGAGCATCCGCAAAACTTTTCAGTCTTGCCATAATCTGATAATCATTTGCATAACTGTAATTATCGCCGCCAACCTCACGCACTTTCTGAAGCGTATCAATGATAATCAGCTTCGTGTCCTTATGCTCTGCCACAAATCTTGCAAGCTGTTCATCCAGTCCATTTCCAAGCTGGCTGGCAGAAACAGAGAAGTAAAGATTATCGGTACTTTCTGTCCCGAACATCCGGTACAGACGCTCCTGCAAGCGGCGGTAATCGTCCTCAAGTGCCAGATACAGCACCGTTCCTTTTCGGGTGGTATAATTCCAAAGCGGTGTACCTGTGCTGACATGGTAGGCAAGCTGTGCCATCAGAAAGCTCTTCCCCAGTTTGGGCGAACCTGCAAAGATATAAGTGCCGGGGTAGAGCAGACCGTCAATCAACGGCTGCTTACTCCGATACTGTGTGTCAAACAGTTCATTCATGGAGATTGTCTGGAGATAGGACGGGTCTGATCGCAACTGCATTTCTCTCTGCAATTCCTCAAAACTCTTGATATTTCCACCATTCTCGGATATACTACTTGTAGTGTTTTTACGAATTGGCTGCTCCGTATCTGCGCCAACAGATACATCCGGGGCAGTCTTTTCTTTTTTATTTTCCATCCTCGTCCTCTCCTTTCAGACCGCCCATAATAACAGCGATCAGTTCAATGACATTCAGCAGTTCTTCATCCACACCGTTTCCTGCTTCAATCCGCTTTAATTCTGTGAGCACAGTGGCAAGTTCCGTTTTAAGTGCCTTGAATATTCTGGGATTGCCCTGTACCACTACATCCTGATTCAGACAGCGGCGGTAACAGTATTCCTGCTTTGGCAGTCCCGATAAGGCAACTGCCTTGTTAATGAGTTCATTTTCTTCGGGCGATACCCGAAACCCTACTGTGATGTTTCTCCAACGGTTTTTGTTATCTCTGTTCTTAGCTGACATTTTCAATCTCTCCTTTCCCTAAATCGTCTAATCTATCTGCCATTTCCGTTTGCTTTGACGGGAACAGATGAGCGTACTGGTAAGTGATGTCAATGCTTTCATGCCCTACACGGTCTGCAATCGCCACCGCTGAAAATCCCATATCAATCAACAGGCTGATGTGGCTGTGCCGTAAATCATGGATACGGATTCGTTTTACGCCTGCGGCTTTCGCACCTCTGTCCATCTCGTGATGAAGATAACTTTTTGTGACTGTAAAGATTCGGTCTTTCTTCTTCAATCCGTAAAGCATCTGCAAATATTCCTGCATTTCTTCACATAGGAACTTCGGCATTTTGATGATGCGGTTACTTTTCTTTGTTTTCGGTGTGGTAATCACATCTTCGCCGTGTAATCGCTGATAGGACTTATTGATTCTGACCGTTTCTTTCTCAAAATCGAAATCAGCGGCGGTCAGTGCCAGCAGTTCTCCTTCACGGATGCCGCACCAGTAGAGCATTTCAAAAGCGTAAAAGGAAACAGGCTTGTCCATCATCTCAAATGAGAATTTCTTGTATTCTTCTTTCGTCCAGAACAGCATTTCCTTGTGTTCCTCACTTCCCATATTTCCCGCTTTAGCGGCTGGATTGGAACGCAGCTCATAATACCGCACCGCATGATTGAAGATAGCGGACAACTGATTGTGCAGCGTTTTCAGATAGGTCTGTGAGTATGGCTTTTTCTTTTCGTCCCGATAGGCAAGCATCTCATTCTGCCATGCGATAACCTCTTTTGTAGAAATCTCGCTGATTTTCAACTTGCCGAAATAAGGTAAAATCTTTGTGCGGATGATATGCTCCTTTGTCAGCCATGTATTCTCCTTCAGACGGCTTTTCATATCCCGGATATACAGTTCGGTAAAAGCTTCAAAACTCATATCCATATCAGAGGAGTTCTGCAACTGAAACATTCGCTCCCATTCCTGTGCTTCTTTCTTGGTAGAAAATCCACGCTTGCATTTCTGCTTACGCTCGCCTTTCCAGTTGACATATCTCGCCATCACATACCATGTTCCATTGCTCTCGTTCTTGAATACCGGCATTATTCATCCTCCTTTCCTTATTCCTGTCCTGCCTTGTAGGACATAGTGGTATCCCCTTGGGGATTTCCTGTTCCGT
This Ruminococcus hominis DNA region includes the following protein-coding sequences:
- a CDS encoding DUF5348 domain-containing protein, encoding MREGRLGYNCENGRYGLLSMDLWIDTGFHCGECMEVLVDDQWVKTRMEMNLAREWYLVGTPYCGDLEYVRARIPE
- a CDS encoding helicase RepA family protein, translating into MENKKEKTAPDVSVGADTEQPIRKNTTSSISENGGNIKSFEELQREMQLRSDPSYLQTISMNELFDTQYRSKQPLIDGLLYPGTYIFAGSPKLGKSFLMAQLAYHVSTGTPLWNYTTRKGTVLYLALEDDYRRLQERLYRMFGTESTDNLYFSVSASQLGNGLDEQLARFVAEHKDTKLIIIDTLQKVREVGGDNYSYANDYQIMARLKSFADAHGLCLLLVHHTRKQNADDKFDMISGTSGLLGAADGAFLLQKEKRTGNAATLEVSGRDQQDQKLYLIRNTETLLWDLQKAETELWKEPPEPLLDEIAELVMKDNPYWEGSPTALVALINVDIQPHVITRKLNVLAGRLYAEHGILFRSERVHEGRKLRLWKDNTENA
- a CDS encoding plasmid mobilization protein, which produces MSAKNRDNKNRWRNITVGFRVSPEENELINKAVALSGLPKQEYCYRRCLNQDVVVQGNPRIFKALKTELATVLTELKRIEAGNGVDEELLNVIELIAVIMGGLKGEDEDGK
- a CDS encoding site-specific integrase; the encoded protein is MPVFKNESNGTWYVMARYVNWKGERKQKCKRGFSTKKEAQEWERMFQLQNSSDMDMSFEAFTELYIRDMKSRLKENTWLTKEHIIRTKILPYFGKLKISEISTKEVIAWQNEMLAYRDEKKKPYSQTYLKTLHNQLSAIFNHAVRYYELRSNPAAKAGNMGSEEHKEMLFWTKEEYKKFSFEMMDKPVSFYAFEMLYWCGIREGELLALTAADFDFEKETVRINKSYQRLHGEDVITTPKTKKSNRIIKMPKFLCEEMQEYLQMLYGLKKKDRIFTVTKSYLHHEMDRGAKAAGVKRIRIHDLRHSHISLLIDMGFSAVAIADRVGHESIDITYQYAHLFPSKQTEMADRLDDLGKGEIENVS